Proteins from a genomic interval of Medicago truncatula cultivar Jemalong A17 chromosome 3, MtrunA17r5.0-ANR, whole genome shotgun sequence:
- the LOC120579651 gene encoding serine carboxypeptidase 1-like, translated as MKKVSLYACLLLNLSLLVIFPYCKASQADKLVEFILSRTSQNPPKTLSWEEEDALKTHSSFSTADVAPQEGLMQADKIDTLPGQPYGVNFDQYSGYVTVDPEAGRELFYYFVESPYNSSTKPLVLWLNGGPGCSSLGYGAFQELGPFRINSDGKTLYRNPYAWNEVANVLFLESPAGVGFSYSNTTSDYDKSGDKSTAKDTYVFLVNWLERFPQYKTRDFYITGESYAGHYVPQLASTILHNNKLYNNTIVNLKGISIGNAWIDDATSLKGFFDYLWTHALNSDQTHELIEKYCDFTTENVSAICINNVTLKAFFEHGKIDLYNIYAPLCHDSSLKNGSTGYVSNDFDPCSDYYGSAYLNRPEVQKALHAKPTNWTHCR; from the exons ATGAAGAAGGTTTCTCTTTATGCTTGTTTACTACTCAACTTGAGTCTATTGGTTATTTTTCCATATTGCAAAGCTAGTCAAGCTGATAAACTTGTTGAGTTTATTCTGTCTAGAACCTCACAGAATCCTCCTAAGACTCTTTCATGGGAAGAGGAAGATGCATTGAAAACACATTCTTCGTTTTCTACTGCTGATGTTGCACCTCAAGAGGGGCTAATGCAAGCTGACAAGATTGACACATTGCCTGGTCAACCCTATGGGGTAAATTTTGACCAATATTCAGGCTATGTCACAGTTGATCCTGAGGCTGGTAGAGAacttttctattattttgtGGAGTCTCCATATAACTCTTCCACTAAACCTTTAGTATTATGGCTCAATGGAG GACCTGGCTGTTCCTCACTGGGGTATGGAGCCTTTCAGGAGCTAGGACCCTTCAGAATCAACTCTGATGGCAAAACACTATACCGTAACCCATATGCTTGGAATGAAG TGGCGAACGTACTCTTCTTAGAATCTCCAGCAGGAGTAGGATTTTCCTACTCAAACACAACATCTGACTATGACAAATCAGGAGATAAGTCAACTGCCAAAGACACCTATGTCTTCCTCGTCAACTGGCTGGAGAGATTTCCACAATACAAAACCAGAGATTTTTACATAACTGGAGAGAGTTATGCTGGTCATTATGTTCCTCAACTTGCATCCACTATTCTACACAACAATAAACTCTATAACAACACCATTGTTAACCTCAAAGGCATTTCT atAGGGAATGCTTGGATTGATGATGCCACAAGTTTAAAGGGGTTTTTTGATTACCTTTGGACTCATGCTTTGAACTCAGATCAAACTCATGAGTTGATTGAGAAGTACTGTGACTTCACTACTGAAAATGTTTCAGCAATTTGTATCAATAATGTAACACTAAAGGCCTTCTTTGAACATGGAAAGATAGACTTATATAACATCTATGCTCCATTGTGTCATGACTCCTCTCTGAAAAATGGTTCAACTGGTTATGTAAGTAATGATTTTGACCCTTGTTCTGATTATTATGGTTCTGCCTATCTAAATAGACCAGAGGTTCAAAAGGCTCTTCATGCAAAACCTACAAATTGGACCCATTGCAGGTAG
- the LOC11429035 gene encoding serine carboxypeptidase 1-like isoform X2: MKKVSLYACLLLNLISLLVIFPYSKASQADKLNEFILSRKSQNPPKTLSWEEGDALKTHSFSAAYVAPPQEELRLADKIVTLPGQPYGVNFDQYSGYVTVDPEAGRELFYYFVESPYNSSTKPLVLWFNGGPGCSSLGYGAFQELGPFRVNSDGKTLYRNPYAWNEVANVLFLESPAGVGFSYSNTTSDYDNSGDKSTAKDAYVFLINWLERFPQYKTRAFYITGESYAGHYVPQLASTILHNNKLYNNTTINLKGISIGNAWIDDATGLRGLFDYLWTHALNSDQTHELIEKYCDFTSENVSSICINATHKAFLEQGKIDSYNIYAPLCHDSSLKNGSTGYVTNDFDPCSDYYGAAYLNTPEVQKALHAKPTNWTHCTHLLTDWKDSPITILPTVKYLIDSGIKLWIYSGDTDSVVPVTSSRYSINTLKLPINAAWRPWYSGKEIGGYVVGYKGLTFVTVRGAGHLVPSWQPERALTLISSFLYGILPPASPSN, translated from the exons ATGAAGAAGGTTTCTCTTTATGCTTGTTTATTACTCAATTTGATCAGTCTTTTGGTTATTTTTCCATATAGCAAAGCTAGTCAAGCTGATAAACTCAATGAGTTTATTCTGTCTAGAAAATCTCAGAATCCTCCTAAGACACTTTCTTGGGAAGAGGGAGATGCATTGAAAACACATTCTTTTTCTGCTGCTTATGTTGCACCACCTCAAGAGGAGCTAAGACTAGCAGACAAGATCGTCACATTGCCTGGTCAACCCTATGGAGTAAATTTTGACCAATATTCAGGCTATGTCACAGTTGATCCTGAGGCTGGAAGAGAacttttctattattttgtGGAGTCTCCATATAACTCTTCCACTAAACCTTTAGTACTGTGGTTCAATGGAG GACCTGGTTGTTCCTCACTGGGATATGGAGCCTTTCAAGAGCTCGGACCCTTCAGAGTCAATTCTGATGGAAAAACATTATACCGCAACCCATATGCTTGGAATGAAG TTGCAAATGTACTCTTCTTGGAATCTCCGGCAGGAGTAGGATTTTCCTACTCAAACACAACATCTGACTATGACAATTCAGGAGATAAGTCCACCGCTAAAGATGCCTATGTTTTCCTCATCAACTGGCTGGAGAGATTTCCACAGTACAAAACAAGAGCTTTTTACATAACTGGAGAGAGTTATGCTGGTCACTATGTTCCGCAGCTTGCATCGACTATTCTTCACAACAATAAACTCTATAACAACACCACTATTAACCTCAAAGGCATTTCT ataGGGAATGCTTGGATTGATGATGCCACAGGTTTAAGGGGGTTATTTGATTACCTTTGGACTCATGCGTTGAACTCGGATCAAACTCATGAGTTGATTGAGAAGTATTGTGACTTCACTTCTGAAAACGTTTCATCAATTTGTATCAATGCAACACATAAGGCCTTCCTTGAGCAAGGAAAGATAGACTCCTATAACATCTATGCTCCACTATGTCATGACTCTTCTCTCAAAAATGGCTCAACTGGTTATGTAACTAATGACTTTGACCCTTGTTCTGATTACTATGGTGCTGCCTATCTAAATACACCAGAGGTTCAAAAGGCTCTTCATGCAAAACCTACAAATTGGACCCATTGCAC TCATCTTCTTACTGACTGGAAAGACAGTCCAATTACAATCCTACCCACCGTCAAGTACCTCATCGACAGTGGCATTAAGCTATGGATATACAG TGGTGATACAGATTCAGTTGTTCCAGTCACATCTTCAAGATACTCAATCAACACCCTTAAGCTCCCTATTAACGCTGCTTGGCGTCCATGGTATTCTGGAAAAGAG ATTGGAGGATATGTGGTGGGATACAAAGGATTGACATTTGTTACAGTAAGAGGAGCAGGACATCTTGTTCCAAGCTGGCAACCTGAACGTGCTTTGACTTTGATCTCATCATTCCTATATGGAATCCTGCCTCCTGCTTCACCATCAAATTAA
- the LOC11429035 gene encoding serine carboxypeptidase 1-like isoform X1, with amino-acid sequence MKKVSLYACLLLNLISLLVIFPYSKASQADKLNEFILSRKSQNPPKTLSWEEGDALKTHSFSAAYVAPPQEELRLADKIVTLPGQPYGVNFDQYSGYVTVDPEAGRELFYYFVESPYNSSTKPLVLWFNGGPGCSSLGYGAFQELGPFRVNSDGKTLYRNPYAWNEVANVLFLESPAGVGFSYSNTTSDYDNSGDKSTAKDAYVFLINWLERFPQYKTRAFYITGESYAGHYVPQLASTILHNNKLYNNTTINLKGISIGNAWIDDATGLRGLFDYLWTHALNSDQTHELIEKYCDFTSENVSSICINATHKAFLEQGKIDSYNIYAPLCHDSSLKNGSTGYVTNDFDPCSDYYGAAYLNTPEVQKALHAKPTNWTHCTRLLTDWKDSPITILPTVKYLINSGIKLWIYRQVHFHYNINS; translated from the exons ATGAAGAAGGTTTCTCTTTATGCTTGTTTATTACTCAATTTGATCAGTCTTTTGGTTATTTTTCCATATAGCAAAGCTAGTCAAGCTGATAAACTCAATGAGTTTATTCTGTCTAGAAAATCTCAGAATCCTCCTAAGACACTTTCTTGGGAAGAGGGAGATGCATTGAAAACACATTCTTTTTCTGCTGCTTATGTTGCACCACCTCAAGAGGAGCTAAGACTAGCAGACAAGATCGTCACATTGCCTGGTCAACCCTATGGAGTAAATTTTGACCAATATTCAGGCTATGTCACAGTTGATCCTGAGGCTGGAAGAGAacttttctattattttgtGGAGTCTCCATATAACTCTTCCACTAAACCTTTAGTACTGTGGTTCAATGGAG GACCTGGTTGTTCCTCACTGGGATATGGAGCCTTTCAAGAGCTCGGACCCTTCAGAGTCAATTCTGATGGAAAAACATTATACCGCAACCCATATGCTTGGAATGAAG TTGCAAATGTACTCTTCTTGGAATCTCCGGCAGGAGTAGGATTTTCCTACTCAAACACAACATCTGACTATGACAATTCAGGAGATAAGTCCACCGCTAAAGATGCCTATGTTTTCCTCATCAACTGGCTGGAGAGATTTCCACAGTACAAAACAAGAGCTTTTTACATAACTGGAGAGAGTTATGCTGGTCACTATGTTCCGCAGCTTGCATCGACTATTCTTCACAACAATAAACTCTATAACAACACCACTATTAACCTCAAAGGCATTTCT ataGGGAATGCTTGGATTGATGATGCCACAGGTTTAAGGGGGTTATTTGATTACCTTTGGACTCATGCGTTGAACTCGGATCAAACTCATGAGTTGATTGAGAAGTATTGTGACTTCACTTCTGAAAACGTTTCATCAATTTGTATCAATGCAACACATAAGGCCTTCCTTGAGCAAGGAAAGATAGACTCCTATAACATCTATGCTCCACTATGTCATGACTCTTCTCTCAAAAATGGCTCAACTGGTTATGTAACTAATGACTTTGACCCTTGTTCTGATTACTATGGTGCTGCCTATCTAAATACACCAGAGGTTCAAAAGGCTCTTCATGCAAAACCTACAAATTGGACCCATTGCAC TCGTCTTCTTACTGACTGGAAAGACAGTCCAATTACCATCTTACCAACCGTCAAGTATCTCATCAATAGCGGGATTAAATTATGGATATACAGGCAAGTTCACTTtcattataatataaattcttaa
- the LOC11435953 gene encoding phosphatidylglycerophosphate phosphatase 1, chloroplastic/mitochondrial, whose product MLSTSAAAQLPSCSYHIPSHHHAQRKRKLTTLSLANADSQVPLRNFYGPSLPQTQSCNKGLESNYRSRYNSNSNQNDKHLFLIKYFSLADSEDTSNQNPETRNHSQRQPDRQREFKEHKKDSALFTKMWWADLKAAFGQRINFEGILCSTMVILKDPKLSLPHISVPDIRYIDWAALHRKGFKGVVFDKDNTITVPYSLTPWPPLESSLESCKSEFGQDIAVFSNSAGLREYDHDGSKARNLEGTIGIKVIRHRVKKPGGTAEEIEKHFGCEASELIMVGDRPFTDIVYGNRNGFLTIWTEPLSLAEEPFIVKQVRKLETTFVKYWSRRGLKPLDQKLLPDPRHCVKEPPHP is encoded by the exons atgCTGTCTACTAGTGCTGCTGCTCAGCTTCCCAGTTGCTCGTACCACATTCCCAGCCATCATCATGCCCAACGAAAGAGAAAACTCACCACTCTATCACTTGCCAATGCAGATAGCCAAGTCCCTCTGAGAAACTTCTATGGTCCAAGTCTTCCTCAGACACAGAGTTGCAACAAAGGGCTAGAAAGCAATTACAGGTCTAGATACAATTCCAATTCAAATCAGAACGACAAACACCTGTTCCTTATTAAATACTTCTCACTTGCTGACTCAGAAGACACCAGTAATCAAAATCCAGAAACCAGAAACCACAGTCAACGTCAACCAGACAGACAAAGGGAATTCAAGGAACACAAAAAAGACAGTGCACTTTTCACTAAGATGTGGTGGGCAGATTTGAAAGCGGCATTTGGCCAAAGAATCAACTTTGAGGGCATTCTATGTTCAACTATGGTCATCTTAAAAGACCCAAAATTGTCACTGCCACATATTTCAGTTCCTGATATAAGATACATTGACTGGGCTGCTCTACATAGAAAGGGATTTAAGGGTGTTGTCTTTGACAAAGATAATACTATTACAGTACCCTACTCTTTAACGCCGTGGCCTCCGCTTGAATCTTCATTGGAAAGTTGTAAATCAGAGTTTGGTCAAGATATTGCTGTATTTAGTAACTCAGCTG GACTTCGTGAGTATGACCATGATGGTTCAAAAGCTAGGAATCTTGAGGGTACAATTGGAATTAAAGTCATCAGACACA GAGTGAAGAAGCCAGGTGGCACAGCTGAAGAAATTGAAAAGCATTTTGGTTGTGAAGCATCAGAGTTAATCATG GTGGGTGATCGCCCCTTCACTGACATTGTTTATGGCAATCGGAATGGGTTTCTAACTATTTGGACAGAGCCATTGAGCCTTGCAGAGGAGCCATTTATTGTTAAGCAG GTTAGGAAGCTAGAAACTACATTTGTAAAGTACTGGTCTAGAAGAGGGTTGAAGCCACTTGACCAGAAGCTATTGCCAGATCCTAGACATTGTGTCAAAGAGCCGCCACATCCTTGA
- the LOC11432692 gene encoding serine carboxypeptidase 1-like, translating to MKKVSLYACLLLNLSLLVIFPYSKASQADKLNEFILSRKSQNPPKTLSWEEGDALKTHSFSAAYVAPPQEELRLADKIVTLPGQPYGVNFDQYSGYVTVDPEAGRELFYYFVESPHNSYTKPLILWLNGGPGCSSLGYGAFEELGPFRVNSDGKTLYRNPYAWNEVANVLFLESPAGVGFSYSNTSSDYDNSGDKSTAKDAYVFLINWLERFPQYKTRDFYITGESYAGHYVPQLASTILYNNKLYNNTIINLKGISIGNAWIDDATNLKGIYDNLWTHALNSDQTHELIEKYCDFTKENVSAICNNATDKAFVETGKIDIYNIHAPLCHDSSLKNGSSTGYVSNDFDPCSDYYVTAYLNRPEVQKALHAKPTNWTHCTHLLTTWKDSPATVLPTVKYLIDSGIKLWIYSGDTDVVVPTTSSRYLINTLKLPINSAWRPWYSGKEIGGYVVGYKGLTFVTVRGAGHLVPSWQPERALTLISSFLYGILPSGSPSN from the exons ATGAAGAAGGTTTCTCTTTATGCTTGTTTATTACTCAACTTGAGCCTTTTGGTTATTTTTCCATATAGCAAAGCTAGTCAAGCTGATAAACTCAATGAGTTTATTCTGTCTAGAAAATCTCAGAATCCTCCCAAGACACTTTCTTGGGAAGAGGGAGATGCATTGAAAACACATTCTTTTTCTGCTGCTTATGTTGCACCACCTCAAGAGGAGCTAAGACTAGCTGACAAGATCGTCACATTGCCTGGTCAACCCTATGGAGTGAATTTTGACCAATATTCAGGCTATGTCACAGTTGATCCTGAGGCTGGAAGAGAacttttctattattttgtGGAATCTCCACATAACTCTTATACTAAACCCTTAATATTGTGGCTTAATGGag GACCTGGTTGTTCCTCACTGGGATATGGAGCCTTTGAGGAGCTCGGACCCTTCAGAGTCAACTCTGATGGCAAAACATTATACCGTAACCCATATGCTTGGAATGAAG TGGCAAATGTACTCTTCTTGGAATCTCCAGCAGGGGTAGGATTTTCCTACTCAAACACATCATCGGACTATGACAATTCAGGAGATAAGTCCACTGCTAAAGATGCCTATGTCTTCCTAATCAACTGGCTGGAGAGATTTCCACAGTACAAAACCAGAGATTTTTACATAACTGGAGAGAGTTATGCCGGTCATTATGTTCCTCAACTTGCATCCACTATTCTTTACAACAATAAACTCTATAACAACACCATTATTAACCTCAAAGGCATTTCT ataGGGAATGCTTGGATTGATGATGCGACGAATTTAAAGGGGATATATGATAACTTGTGGACTCATGCTTTAAACTCAGATCAAACTCATGAGTTGATTGAGAAGTACTGTGACTTCACTAAAGAAAATGTTTCAGCAATTTGTAACAATGCAACTGATAAGGCCTTCGTTGAGACAGGAAAGATAGACATCTATAACATCCATGCGCCATTGTGTCATGACTCTTCTCTGAAAAATGGTTCTAGTACTGGTTACGTAAGCAATGATTTTGACCCTTGTTCTGATTACTATGTTACTGCCTATCTAAATAGACCAGAAGTTCAAAAGGCTCTTCATGCAAAACCTACAAATTGGACCCATTGCAC TCATCTTCTTACTACCTGGAAAGACAGTCCAGCTACCGTCCTACCCACCGTCAAGTATCTCATTGATAGCGGCATTAAATTATGGATATACAG TGGTGATACAGATGTAGTGGTTCCAACCACATCTTCAAGATATTTAATCAACACCCTTAAACTTCCAATCAACTCTGCTTGGCGTCCGTGGTATTCTGGAAAAGAG ATTGGAGGGTATGTTGTGGGATACAAAGGATTGACATTTGTTACAGTGAGAGGAGCAGGACATCTTGTTCCAAGCTGGCAACCTGAACGTGCTTTGACTTTGATCTCATCATTCCTCTATGGAATCCTGCCTTCTGGTTCACCGTCGAATTAA
- the LOC11427550 gene encoding NADH--cytochrome b5 reductase 1 — protein sequence MDFLQNQKVEVITMAVALVAILGGTAYYYYLTKKPKGCLDPENFKEFKLVKRTQLSHNVATFRFCLPNRSSVLGLPIGQHISCRGKDSLGEEVIKPYTPTTLDTDVGYFELVVKMYPQGRMSHHFSEMREGDYLAVKGPKGRFKYQPNQVKAFGMVAGGTGITPMFQVARAILENPQDKTNVNLIYANVTYDDILLKEELDDLAIKFPNRFKVYYVLNQPPEIWDGGVGFVSKEMIETQFPAPAADIKILRCGPPPMNKAMAAHLEDLGYSPQMQFQF from the exons ATGGATTTTCTGCAGAATCAGAAGGTAGAGGTGATAACCATGGCAGTAGCTCTTGTTGCCATTCTTGGTGGTACCGCTTACTATTACTATCTCACCAAGAAACCCAAAG GGTGCTTGGATCCTGAGAATTTCAAGGAATTTAAGCTTGTCAAACGCACTCAACTCAGTCATAATGTTGCGACATTCAGATTTTGTCTTCCTAATCGTAGCTCAGTGTTGGGGCTTCCTATTGGACAACATATCAGCTGCAG AGGAAAAGACAGTCTTGGTGAAGAAGTAATCAAACCATATACACCAACAACATTGGATACTGATGTTGGATACTTTGAATTGGTCGTTAAG ATGTATCCACAAGGAAGAATGTCTCATCACTTCAGTGAGATGCGTGAAGGCGATTACTTAGCTGTGAAAGGACCAAAG GGACGTTTCAAGTACCAACCCAACCAAGTAAAAGCTTTTGGAATGGTTGCTGGTGGCACCGGCATCACCCCAATGTTTCAG GTTGCAAGAGCTATACTAGAAAATCCACAGGACAAAACCAACGTAAATTTGATATATGCCAATGTCACATATGATGACATTCTTCTAAAG GAAGAGCTCGATGACTTGGCAATTAAATTCCCAAATCGATTTAAAGTTTATTATGTTCTAAATCAG CCACCAGAAATATGGGATGGCGGAGTCGGATTCGTTTCCAAGGAAATGATTGAAACACAATTCCCTGCACCAGCAGCGGATATTAAG ATATTAAGGTGTGGACCACCTCCCATGAACAAGGCTATGGCTGCTCACCTTGAAGACCTTGGATACAGTCCCCAAATGCAGTTTCAGTTTTAG
- the LOC11435952 gene encoding uncharacterized protein has protein sequence MEGIVKSLYLPKIPKSQTCSGSLLNSPLLLHSNATSVTFNSATHHLHKCFLFQQPGGVIHPKAQEKVNLGAIHASKATTPTTTTTQRWILEPVGDGDSRHIGFKVERPGAYEITSNEVTVGRVPEKADLVIPVATVSGVHARIRIKQDNLLVIDLDSTNGTFIGDKRLKPGVVTTVSSGSYITFGDTNLAMFRVSKIEEKAADTVGEPEGELENDGKSDSTETSSTSS, from the exons ATGGAAGGCATTGTAAAATCTCTCTACCTTCCAAAAATTCCAAAGTCTCAAACATGTTCTGGTTCTCTTCTGAATTCACCACTTTTATTACACTCCAATGCCACTTCAGTAACTTTCAATTCAGCAACACATCATTTGCACAAGTGCTTTCTTTTTCAGCAACCAGGTGGTGTTATACATCCCAAAGCACAGGAAAAGGTGAACCTAGGAGCTATACATGCATCAAAAGCTACAACTCCAACAACAACTACTACACAAAGATGGATTCTTGAACCAGTTG GAGATGGTGATTCAAGGCATATAGGCTTCAAGGTTGAGAGGCCAGGTGCATATGAAATTACTTCT AATGAAGTCACTGTAGGACGTGTTCCAGAGAAAGCTGATTTAGTGATCCCGGTTGCAACAG TGTCAGGTGTGCATGCACGCATTCGGATAAAACAAGACAATCTTCTTGTTATAGATTTGGATAGCACCAATGGAACATTCATTGGTGACAAAAGGCTGAAACCTGGAGTAGTTACCACTGTATCTTCTGGGAGTTATATTACTTTTG GGGACACTAATTTGGCTATGTTCCGTGTGTCGAAAATAGAAGAGAAGGCTGCAGATACAGTTGGAGAACCAGAAGGTGAATTAGAGAATGATGGCAAATCTGATAGTACTGAAACAAGTTCAACTTCTAGTTGA